One Nostoc sp. UHCC 0302 DNA window includes the following coding sequences:
- a CDS encoding tetratricopeptide repeat protein, with translation MVFLRCFVASNLIIFFAFGCGDGANSITENTRQVVQESNVAQLLIEAKASQKAEAFFHQGNNLLDTQRYEDAIKAYDKAIAIKADSPEYWINRGNALTSMQRYNDAVASYDRAIAINSGKDEAWYNRGNSLTSLQRYKDAIASYNKALALKPNKYEALINRGIALTKLQRFQDAIASYDQAIAIKPDKHEAYYNKACSYALQSNVELAIENLNKAIKLVPDKYKKLAKTDPDFKKVRSDKQFQELLQ, from the coding sequence ATGGTCTTTCTACGCTGCTTCGTTGCATCTAACTTAATTATTTTCTTCGCATTTGGATGTGGTGATGGGGCAAACTCCATAACAGAAAATACCAGACAAGTTGTACAAGAAAGTAATGTAGCCCAGCTTCTCATAGAAGCTAAAGCTAGCCAAAAGGCAGAAGCTTTCTTTCATCAAGGTAATAACTTGTTAGATACACAACGCTATGAAGATGCGATAAAAGCATACGATAAAGCGATCGCAATTAAAGCAGACAGTCCTGAATATTGGATTAATCGGGGTAATGCTTTAACTTCTATGCAACGCTACAACGATGCTGTTGCGTCTTATGATCGAGCGATCGCTATAAATTCTGGTAAAGATGAAGCTTGGTATAACCGTGGCAATTCTTTAACATCTTTGCAACGCTACAAAGATGCCATTGCATCCTACAATAAAGCGCTTGCTCTCAAACCCAATAAGTATGAAGCTTTGATTAATCGAGGTATTGCCCTCACGAAGTTGCAACGCTTCCAAGATGCTATTGCATCTTATGATCAAGCGATCGCTATCAAGCCAGATAAACACGAAGCATATTACAACAAAGCTTGCTCTTATGCTTTACAGAGCAATGTAGAGTTAGCAATTGAGAACTTAAATAAAGCAATCAAGCTTGTTCCTGATAAGTATAAGAAATTAGCAAAAACTGACCCAGATTTTAAGAAAGTACGTAGTGATAAGCAGTTTCAGGAATTACTACAATAA
- a CDS encoding pentapeptide repeat-containing protein gives MTIKPNPPNLPTPETSPESDLQQDDFDGGTGEKNLTSEALAAQQALAAISSLQSSQNTTALQQAHSSFKPVSTIQFTVKPRALLITLIAIAITFIGFVLDNWIIGILGTFITLVLSLAMLLPWLQFVVKEWFSPQDRTLFVAFVGLIVAIIGFIKFSGLGYRLFLWGRTIQWDAAGTLAEWFGALGQILIAIIAVYVAWRQYVISKDLTIQQNLLTVQQNIITQQQTIDSYFQGVSDLVLDEEGLLEDWPQERAIAEGRTAAIFSSVDRTGKAKILRFLSRSKLLTPLKRDRRLGRAIFNGNGGYEEDRLEGVRVIDLGVMLAAADLSGTDLRWTDLSEANLVRGNLSGCDLVKANLARTILYDANLSGADLNGARLFYGIVETASPRSRTQPPDYDTGEHTGAVVENADFTNVQRMSESVRYYCCAWGGEQTRGTIPDGCEGIPNLLGR, from the coding sequence ATGACAATTAAACCTAACCCCCCCAATCTACCAACCCCAGAAACCTCCCCCGAAAGCGATTTACAGCAAGATGACTTTGACGGTGGTACAGGTGAGAAAAACCTAACTTCAGAAGCTTTAGCTGCACAACAAGCCTTAGCTGCAATTTCGTCTTTGCAATCTTCGCAAAATACAACTGCCCTACAACAAGCCCATTCCAGCTTCAAGCCAGTCAGTACAATTCAATTCACAGTTAAACCAAGGGCATTGTTAATTACTCTAATAGCGATCGCCATAACTTTTATTGGATTTGTCCTAGATAACTGGATCATCGGCATCTTGGGAACATTTATAACTTTAGTGTTATCTCTAGCGATGCTATTGCCTTGGTTGCAATTTGTAGTCAAAGAATGGTTTTCACCCCAAGATAGAACACTGTTTGTTGCTTTTGTAGGACTAATTGTAGCCATAATTGGCTTTATAAAATTTTCTGGTCTGGGCTACCGCTTATTTCTTTGGGGACGCACAATACAATGGGATGCTGCTGGAACTTTAGCAGAATGGTTTGGTGCTTTGGGGCAAATTCTCATCGCCATCATCGCTGTTTACGTAGCGTGGCGACAATACGTAATTTCCAAAGATTTGACTATTCAGCAAAATCTGCTGACAGTCCAGCAAAATATTATCACCCAACAGCAGACGATTGATTCTTATTTTCAAGGCGTCTCAGATTTGGTATTAGATGAAGAAGGATTATTAGAAGATTGGCCTCAAGAAAGAGCGATCGCTGAAGGACGAACTGCGGCAATTTTTAGTAGTGTAGATAGAACAGGCAAAGCGAAAATTCTCCGCTTTCTCTCACGTTCTAAGTTACTAACACCCCTAAAACGCGATCGCCGATTAGGTCGAGCTATTTTTAATGGTAATGGCGGTTATGAAGAAGACCGCCTAGAAGGTGTGCGCGTCATCGATTTGGGTGTAATGCTAGCCGCAGCAGACCTTTCGGGTACTGATTTACGTTGGACTGATCTTAGCGAAGCTAATCTTGTCCGCGGTAATCTCAGTGGTTGTGACTTGGTAAAAGCCAACCTCGCTCGCACAATTTTATACGATGCCAATCTCAGCGGTGCTGACCTGAACGGGGCTAGATTATTCTATGGCATAGTAGAAACGGCATCACCCCGCAGTCGCACGCAACCACCAGACTATGATACTGGCGAACACACTGGCGCTGTGGTAGAAAATGCCGATTTCACCA